The following nucleotide sequence is from Aedes aegypti strain LVP_AGWG chromosome 3, AaegL5.0 Primary Assembly, whole genome shotgun sequence.
tgggatcctccactaaaggaacactttaccgcaactattggtacaagtaagaaaagttttgacaattttagtgatatttcatcagttttaaggcAATTTGAACGGTGTTTTCagctattccgtgtatcaaaagctaatacgtcgattggcagtgtcggttctgtgaatatcgtaataaaatcagtgaaaacggtacTACCGCAACCTAAGggacacccacaactaagggaacgctTACCCTACTGCatcaatattttaattttatattatttaacCTCTACTGAAGTGAATAAAAAGTGCCATGAATCTAATACCGTTGATTCCCAGCACGACTTTGTCCAAAACGATATCGAAATTATCACTTGTCCCTTTAATAGCCCTATTATACAtggggagccggatcctattcttggcacttttgattcacttccgCAATGGGGTTTTttaaaagctactgagctcatatttggccacaatatgcgtcgtacaaAAGTGCTTCTTATTACCAAGTTTCAGGCAATTCAGCCGTTAAAAACCCTCTATGCCAaaatgaatcatggaagtgcccaagtagctctgcaccttaTAGTGTTTTCTTTCCTCATATTTCGCACTGCCACCACTTTTTTCGTATAATGTCTCATGCGGTAACAATTTATCAATCGCAACTTATTGCTGACATACTTCCCCACGCGACTTGCTGGCACCCTTCATCGCGCTCAGCATCCCATTTCCTACCCTACGCCCCACCCCTTCTGCTGCATTGGCACGTTTCGCGCTCTTCCATTGCAATTTATCTCCGTCTTTCTTCGAAAGCGACCTTCTTGACGCTCATTATGCCTCCACTAACTACCGATCGGGGCGAGCGAGGTTTTCGGACATTTTGCAAGGTGCTTGCTTCCCTGCGGACAAGGATCTTTTAAatcgtcatttttttttcttttgagagGTCACACGGGGATCTTCTGCTTCGCATCCGCGGGTACTTTCGATTTCATGTCGGTTTCACTTTCGTTTCCCACTTGTCGTGCGTGCGTTGTGTTTTCTTTCCGTAATTTTTCGTTTATCATCTCGAAttcatttttctttttattaatTACATGCGACGCCCATTCATTATGATTTACTTGCACAGATTGTCGGAGCCGTGTGGTGGTACTACTTCTCCAAGGTGCTGGAATTCACCGATACGTTTTTCTTCATCTTGCGGAAAAAGGACAACCAGCTGACGTTCCTGCACGTGTATCACCACAGTACCATGTTTTCGTTCTGGTGGATTGGAGTCAAGTGGGTTCCCAGTGGAAGTAGTAAGTATTACAAAATATTCGACACACTTCAAAGACTTAAAAAGTATGCAAGAGTTTAAtttccaacaaaacacaaatcTAAGGTTTGTgctggctagataagaattgattttatAAATCGAAACTTTCAATGTCAACGTTGCTGGTAAAGTGCACATACTAGCAAAATgcgttttaataaaaaaaatataaatcaataaaaaaggTTTTTCTTCAATTGTTAGGTTTGTTTCAATTGTTTGTTATATGTTTGAGTTATAATTTGATTAATTCTCAAATATCGAATTGTTCAAGTCAGGttccttgttatatttttagctttcctTCCTGCTATGGTTAACTCGTTCATCCACGTGCTCATGTACACATACTACGGACTATCGGCGCTGGGACCACACATGAACAAATATCTTTGGTGGAAGAAATACCTCACTATTCTGCAACTGGTAATTCGATATTTGTTCATTTTCAACTGTTATTAGTGTTTTGAAAATCCTTATTTTAATTTCAGATCCAGTTCACCTGCGCTTTGCTGCTAGGCATCAACGGCATTCTGGTGGGTTGTGAATTCCCACTGTGGATGCACTACACCCTGATAGGATACATGATCTCGTTCATTGTGCTCTTCGGCAACTTCTACGCCCAGGCCTACCTTAAGGGCCAAACCATCAAGGAGTTTGAAATCAATGCAAACTGCTTGGATCTACGATCTAAGAACAAGGCAGAGTAAATTTAGGCGGTGTGTGTATGCTAAGTGTTCAAGGGGTTACGCCAAATAGCTGATAGAACTAGGCAGTTTGTTACGGATCGGATTAACTTGGAAGAGTCAACCTGTGTATAGCTATTAGTACAAGCAAGTAATAAACATTGACAGTCATTCAAAGTTGTCATTGTATGATGTATACAGCAAATGCTTAAAATATGGAAATATATCTGAGAAATAATATAGCATGTTGTCTATTTTTATTGGTTTTACTTGAAAAACGATGTATAAACTTGAGACATGTTATTTTCTAAAAGCAGAAAgttacaataaaataaaataaactaagACCTAATTACTACCAAGTGGACGACCGTTTCTCAAATTATCGATATTAGCGATGCCTAGGGTATTGATCAATCTGAAACGAAACCAATAACTTTATAAGAAATCATATACCAAATTATTAATTTATCTTACAATCGCTTCACGTTGGGATAGTAGCATCCGATGTAGTAAATGAAGTTCATCGGACGAGTACCGGCCCAGCTGAGAGGGGTTTTATTAGCCAAGGAAATGGCATACAGTTCGGCGCACCGTTCACTGGTAAGGCGGCGATCATCGGCGTTGACTGGTTTgttgaatttcttaagaaattaacAAATAATGCATTATTTACAGCAGAAAGTAAAATATTGTTGAGCTCAAAATACAATACCTCTCCAGGCGTATTGGTGAaacattcctggagaaaattggTAGCCGTTGGTCCAGGGCAGAAAATGGTCACATCGATGCCAAATGACTCATTCTGAAGAGTTTCAAAATAtccctgaaaataaaaaaatactcaaaaattttaGGACTCTATTAGCAAAAAAAGCTCCCAGGTGCAGTGAATAAGATGGTTATaggttatttattttaataatactCAGTTAGTATTGAAAAACTATTTCGGCTTCACTGAAATAAAAAGTGCCAACTGTGAAAATGCATATACAACACTAAGTTGATGAGCTGTCCCAATAGGTaagtaatgccagaaagaagaaaaagtaagaaaaatataGTGCATGACAAACAAAAACCTTAACAggatgattttccatagctcatTTTAAAATGATTATCACCTGGATGTTCTCACATTCAAAATTGTCGTTTTTCTTGTAGAAGTACCATATTACTTCTTCCCTCTCCTCCGTAAGCTGTTCTGCATTCCAGATTACGACTGTTAGTCGAACACACCATGTTCGGTTCAGCTACGATGCAGTCCGCTGAATTGGCCTATTCCCCGTAGTATTGACCCTCATTACCTACGCTACCAGCAGCATACAACTGTACATAAAAATGCAGCTTCCACCTTTCTATCATCTTACGTTCATCCGCTAAGATGCTCTCTTCCTTATTCCTGCTCAGATTTGAGCTCAGATTACGCTAGCACATACCCGATGTTGCTCTAGGTTGCGTCGATGGTGGCTGCTTTCACTCTGCTCTTCAGATTAGTGATTCCGCCGAGCATTATTTCTGAGAATTTCTACGATAACACTTGCAAAAAATCTGCATATAATCCTCAGCTATTCGTTTTCTATTTTACaagaatattgaaaatatcttcAATTCCTTTCCAAGAAATCTTCCCGGAAATTCAacctgatgttttttttttgtgaatattcCTCCTAGAGTTTATGGTTAACACACATCCTCTCCAGCTTATTACACCAAAGTTTGCCAAAAATGTGTTGCAGTTTTTCCCTTAGGCGCCGTCCATAAATtatgtaacgctctaggggagaAGGGGAGTGTGCTCGAGTGTTATGAtccatataaaattttgaaatttttcatacaaaaagcgttacggacggggagggggtcgaaaattttccaattttagcgttacgtaaatggacgccgccttagGTACATGCCCAATGATTTTTCCTTAGGAATTCTGCTATGAGGTTCTATTTCTGAATTCctcaaataatttaaattgaattcctcaaataatttaaattctTTAAGGTATGTCATTACCCAAGATGGCCTCTAATAACACTTATTATTACTATTACTCACAGAAATTCTtcacgcagaagaatttctttgTATTGAGATTACTATCCAGTTAATTACTTTTACTtacgcacaaatagttgtttcgaaGTAAAATTACTCTTACGACAACACTAAATTAATGTCAAATCAAACACACACACTTCATTCATTCAGCAATCCACTTGTACTTAGGGTATGTGTGCCAGTCATAGTGAGTCTAAGCACTATCACAGTAAAGAAGCGATAAATGTAATGCTTATTTTCCAGGATTCGTAGGAAAAATGGCATGCACATGACAATTAGATCAATATGTTATGGTATCCTGaccaaaaaaataacaatttagcgaaataacgtgtaaaaataCTCATAATTGAACACCTAAtattgttcctataatagtggtacTGTTCCAATAATAGAGGAgactgttcctataatagtggcaTTTTGACTTTCTCACTGAAATAATCTTCTATGTGCATAAAATGTTAATTTCTGCAATTTATAGGGTATCGTATCCTATTCTagacacttttgattcacttcgacaggTGGGGTTTTAAATGCTACTTAGCTTATATTTGGAAACAATATGAGTTTGGCCGGGGAAAACCGTATACCAAAGTAAATCATCGAAGTGCCAATGAAGTTATTTAACTTACTTTTACCCTTAGCCCAATAAGTTTAAGCAAACCTCTCATAACGAAAGAAAAAAAGCTATCGAATGGTAGTATTTTCATAACCCTATACAAAACTAATTGTTAACCATTGTAGTTGAGCATCACCCGACATCAGTTTACTGCAACAAcaatacatttttcattttatataTAGTTTATTTTTTCTCTCGAGCATTACGTTACATAACGTGATGTAAGTTATAAAAAGTTATATTGTTGATATCATCAGTAAACACTTCGCTATATCGCTTCAAATTTAAGCCTTCAAGTTGTGCACTTGGATAGCTTCAATGCTTGAAGGAGCTCAAGTTTTTCTTTCTTCATTCCATCAGCCCTTAATTGCTTGAATTTTCGATTCAGTTCACGTTCCTTCTTTCGCTGTAATACTTCTTGACGTTTCAGTTCACGAAGCTCCGCATTTTGCTTTTTGATTGCTTCTCTTTCCACACGTTTACTAGCTTTTACCGCTTCATCATTTTCTTTTTCCTTCTCTCTCTGCTTAACTTTCTGCTTCTTTTCTTTAATTGCATTTTCCTTTTCTTGTTCCAAACGGTAGATTTCATTTAACCGCTCCTCGGCTGTCAAAATCGGGAAAAACTTTCGAGCATAATTTCGATGTTGCTTACTTCGCTTCGGTGTTGGTGGCGTCTGTAAAATTTCATCGATACTATCGATCTTCCTCTTACAGTCTCGCTGAACATTAGTACAATCCGCCAAAGCTCCTGAAAGTTCCATCGTGTGCATACTGTCCAAAGTCAAGCTTAGGTCATCCTCTGCTACATCGATATTGCTTGCATCATCTTCCAGAGCCCCTTCATCTGGTAGTATTTCAGCGTTTGCACTTTGGTCTGTTTCGCAAGTAGGGCTCGAACAGTCCAGCGCCTTATCACTTTCAGGTAGAAGTGTCAAATGCGGTGCTAGCAGTTTTTCATACAGggattgaataactttttcttcttcagtTAGGCCTTGTTGTGTCCAGAATTTATTTAAACGTTCAGCTCCAATGCAACCAAATGCTTGCTTCACAGTTTCGATCGGAATCAAAACGTattcttgtgaaatatttgcATTCCGGTCCTCGAGAATTGTTGACTGTTCAAAGGGAGTCGTCACAGCTGTGTCCTTCATGTCATAGGAATGTGATGGTAGTTCATTTACGGACTGTTGTGTGCCTCGCGCCAAGCATTTGGTAAAGTCGATATTCTGGGCATCGAAAGCAAACAATTCACAAGCACGAAAGCCATTGATTATGCTGGACTGCTTAATCCCAGCATCAATGGCTTTTTGAAGAACAATCGGAAAGCACTTCAACGACAATAGTTCTCCCCCGTTATCAACTCGCCAATCACAGACAGCCGTATTCCAGGCGTTTTTAAGCGGTTTGAATATAGCTACGTCAGCTGGCTGTGTAATCCGGGTTGTATTCGGATAC
It contains:
- the LOC5579662 gene encoding elongation of very long chain fatty acids protein 4, whose product is MPNDTDSIPFYDVFGYYEWTLTLADPRTKGWLLVDSPVPTLLCVCGYLLVVWAGPKMMRDRKPFDLNPVLIPYNLVMALLNLYICVQLFIGSTQLGYSYICEPCKQSFSSPEMRIVGAVWWYYFSKVLEFTDTFFFILRKKDNQLTFLHVYHHSTMFSFWWIGVKWVPSGSTFLPAMVNSFIHVLMYTYYGLSALGPHMNKYLWWKKYLTILQLIQFTCALLLGINGILVGCEFPLWMHYTLIGYMISFIVLFGNFYAQAYLKGQTIKEFEINANCLDLRSKNKAE